The nucleotide window atacaaacacacaaaagatGTATGTCAAGTCTTTGTTTAGGCTTTTTGTTTCTCAGTCTCTGCTTCTTTCACTTTGAAtttgtccctttctctcccttactgtcccttgtctctctgtcttggtctccctctatgtctctctctttccaagtAAGACTTATTTGCTCATAAAAAAGTTGGCCACCACTTCCCCATGTACAGCTTTTGGTCCTCCAGAACTGAATTGGGAAAACGGGTGCAAATTAACTGCTTCTTTGATGCTCGAAAAATAAATAGGCGCAATCGCTTAATCGATACGATAACAAATAACCATTGTGGACTGGGTGAGCTGTTGTTATTTATGCACGCTATCTCTCTTCACTTTTCGGCCACATTGTTGCCATATCACACTGACATAGCGTACGCATGGTTTCTAAATCATGCAGATAAGCAGATTTTCGAGCTAAGTGGGGTTTTTCATAAATCTGAAACTGTAGAAACACCCATATGCATGTTTCGGAGGCCATTTTATCTATAGGCTAACTTGTCTTTGTACATTTGACCCCAGGATGGATTAATTTAGCCATGTATGAGAATGAACCATATATGGTTATAGCCTATTTTGCAGGAAATGCTTGGTCATGTTGCTAGTTCTGACCCTTTAAGTTATTAACCTTTCACATATGTTGCATCTAGCAGcataacacactcaaacataaaTCGCTCCACAGCAACAACGCAGCATATGTAAAATGACTCAGTTGATCCTCTCAACACCCTGGAGctatggcctcacacacacacacgcaaacattcacactcatacacaggtGATGAGATGAGGTGGTGTGTATAGGCGCTGTGCTGCCTGTCATCCACATTTAGAGGCCTCTAATCACGCACAGCTTACTAGACTTTGAGGATTAAAACAGCTCTGCAGAACAGATCTGatctgagagggtgtgtgtgtgtgtgcgtgtgtgtgtgtgtgtgtgtgtgtgtgtgtgtgtgtgtgtgcgtgtgtgtgtgtgtgtgtgtgtgtgtgtgtgttaatggctGTGCCGgtatgcatgtttgtttgttaaAGGCTAGGCTCTTTTATTTCTGTGGTGAGCATGAGAGATGAcaagactctgtgtgtgtgtgtgtgtctagtcttTGGGCGTGAGTGATTACCAGACGTTGTCTGTAACTGCAGACTCAGCTGAAAGTGAAACGCTCTCTGACTGGAGACTGACCTTGTTTAAGTGAAAACAGAGAATCTACAGGTTGTTAAAGTCTTTAGTGTGTGCACTCTCATCTACCCTTTCTCttctgcttacacacacacacacacacgtgcacagtaTGCATGGAACTTTGGGAAGGAGAATCAGCAGAAAGGAATCAGATTTTACCTTGTCTGGTTAccttgccagtgtgtgtgtgtgttgtgtgtgcgtgtgcgtgagagagagagagagagagagagagagagagagagagagagagagagagagagagagagagagagagagagagagagagagagagagaggtcaaagCAGGAGAACAGatgttggagagagacagattcaGTTAGCCAGAAGACGAGCAATAACCtggagtggaagagagggaagtgagaggaaaaaagaagaagccaagagaaagggagaaagagagaacaatagaaaaagatagaaagagagagagcaaagaaagATGGGGAAGTACAATGGCATTGATCCTTTCTGGGAAAACAatctctctgttttcttttaTGTACTCTGCTCGGCTATTTCCCCTGGTCAGAGGAGATGCACTGCATCTCTTAGACCAGATCAATAAGCCCTAATCCATGTTGGTGGACACTGATATtactggacacacaaacacacacacatacacatacacacagtcagataCTGTGTAATGCTAGTTActggatacaaacacacaatcacgtACGGGTTAGCCATTAGCCTTGCTAGCTTCCTCCAACCTGATCCTAGTCTGTAATGAGCTAGGTTGTAAGCTTCCTCGAGCCAAGACTTAGTCAGTAAGGCTGCATAGCTAGTGTGCTACATCACCCTTAACAACTGGCAAAATATTGACTCATCTCATCTTGAAAAGATGGCTGCtggtgtttttttcttccctccatTGTTCTCAAATCCAATGTAAAGCTCAGGGAGTGAGTAAGCGATGAGTGctgggagaagaaaagagacagTTTGTTCTTTCATAGAATTACAAACTTCCCTAAGTGTTTCTCGTGTCTAGTTGCCGAGAAACACCTAgcatctgtgttcacacttccctctcaccctcctctttctccctccctctctctatccctctccctccctccctctctctctttctctctccctctctctgtctctctgtctctctctcttcagcctgAATGACGATGAGGAATGATGGAGGTGGCAGAAGGTATGGTGCGATAGCAGACGTGTTGCATTGGATAACAccctgtggtgtgtgcgtgtgagttatTGGGTTCTAggatatatgtttgtgtgtgtgagtgctagaATGTTCCATCGTAATGAGATGGTCTCAAAAGTCTAGATTTTTAGGAAGACCGAAATCACCCACGGTCTCTGGTAACATGCACACTTCCAGAACTTGTAAGCATCTTCAGACATGAATGTGTGCTAAGTGGTATATTTTAGTCTGCCTGTCCAAATTTAGTCCTACAGCTCTGGGCAGAGGCAAGCAGTTgagaaaaaaggagggagaaaaaggaGGGATGTCACTCAGACAGCCCTGGCATCCTGACCCAACCACAGacctctcagagagagagagagagagagagagagagaagagagagagagaggtctatgtggggggtgagggagggtgggggagttaTGACTAAAGTTAGACGGAGACCAAGGCTTCTCCCCTCCAGAGAAGTTGCGGTGTCAGGCCatgtcatccatctctcccccccccccccccccccccgaccgagagaggaggaggagaggagggacagtAACATACCGCGCTCCCTGTGGTGTAATAGAATACAGTATAATGAGAGTGAGGGtactttgttgtgtgtgtgtgtgtgtgtgtggaagggggttgATGATTGGGTAACCTTACACCCgtccttgagagagagagcgagagagttctGTCAGTCACCTTAGCTCTTCTGTGGGCCCCCCTctttaggcacacacacacacatacatgcccaTACTTTGCCATTCACATTCCCGTTCACATTCCCAGCCCTAGAACTTTCCCAGTTCATCTCTGTTTTAACAGACTGACAGTCACGTTGAAGCATGTTTGCACTGTCGGTGGTTGATGTGTGTGGGTATCGAGTGGCTctttaaaacacacagacacgcacgcttattcacaaatgcacacgctcactcatacatgcactcactcacacacactcacacacacacacacacatccagctcaGCCCAGCCGAGACCAGGATGGGGCCAGACTGCAATGGGAGCAGCAGCAGTAGCTAAAGCAGGCGTTGTCCTCTAGACCAGAGGGTTGACGGTTCAAATCCCTGCCAGGCCACAAGGCAGATCTGAAATCCTGCTGTCGGGAACCAGAGCCTCTAATTGGCTCTGTGGGGGGAAAGTGGAGGTCTGACTTTTTTCCAGGGCATCTCCTGATTGGTCCGTGGGCCAGGGTGTCTGCCAATGAGAATGTCTCAATTTCATGAATTAATAAACATTgtcagaaagaatgagagaggctTGTCTCAGTCCTGCCTGCTGCATCTGAATGGTCAAATGTGATTATGTGTAATGGTGGTGAGTGTGTACGGTTGTTATTGGAGGGTTGTTTTAGTCCTTCTCTAACCCTCCCATCATCTATTCTCATCTACTTCCCatgcctctcctcttttctcctcttccctccagtcctccaccctcccctactCCTCATCTCTCATCTGATCAGTAAACATCACTGTTCCCATCTAATGGTCTGGCGTAAATATAGATTCCTCCTGCCTCAGCATTTGCCATTGGGTCACGTGCGTGCATTGTGAAAGcgagcgggtgtgtgtgtgcgcaagcatttgtgtgtgtgtgagacaaagagaaagttGAGAGAGGAAACATTAAacaggcagaggcagcagaCACAAACTgggcacacacattctctcatacacacgctcgtgcacacacacgtgcgcacacttGTGCATGCTATAGTCTCAGAGGGGATGAGGAAGCTCTTACCTCATTTACACTTCCAGCTGTTACATCTGCACATCCTCAGTTGTTAagcctggggctggaggagaggggggaaacagaggaggaggctcagagagaagagagagagtggtggagcaGTAGAAGtcaaggagagaaaaggaggaggcggcggaggagaggagaggaaggaaagcaGCGGGAGCCGGAAATGGAGTTaaggaagaggggaaaagaaGGGGAGTTGCAGCAacggagacgagaggagaggaggatgaggcagAGGAGTCAAAGGGAAAGAGAAGAAAGTGATGTATAGCAGAAGGAAgtgaggaggcggaggaagagagggaaaccaggaaagaggaggagacggaggactggaagaacaggaggaagggaaggagaggaagcggaggaggagtagaataacaggaaggagagcacagaagcaggaagtggaggaatagaggtaaaaaataaaagagGTTGGGGAGTAGAAGAATAGAAAGAATGGAGAAGGAGAAACGATTAAAGCGAAAGACAGATTCTGTCATATGATGGGGAGAAGATATCCTTCtgagaaggaagaagagagagagttagtatgtgtgtttgtgcatgtttgtctgtttgtgtgcgtgagcgTGAACACATTCCCGAGGAACTTTGTATTCCTGCTAGGTCAGACCATCTTCGACCCTGCCgctgtgtgtgcacatatggGTCCTGTGTTCGTTCATGTGCAACAATGCGATAGGAGTGCATCGTTGCTGAGATGTTTCTTTCCAGCCCGGCGTAGAGATAACAGCTCAGTCACACTGCACCGAGGACACTTCCTCCATTATTGTAGTCTTGAGCCCAGACCAAGTCATTCGAGGCCAGACtagtgagggaggggtgtgtggagcagACTGGTCTGCAACACTGACGCCTGCTGGAAGGGTGGGGCAGAGACTTTGAAGTATGTGTTGGTGCAAATGCCTTCGCTGGCTGTTATGCTAGTCAGGTTTTCTCGGCTTTGGCCACCCAACTGTAACCTGTCAGAAAGTTAGCTTGTTTTCCTTGGTTTCTAATAATGTGCCAGCAAGTAGTCCTGAAAAATGATCGTACTCCCCCAGCATAAAAAGAGGAGATGCTAATATTCTCCCCACAAAGCTAGCcttatactgtaaatttgtaTTAGCTAACAGTATTACAGAATACTCTACTTTGAGAACAAACATGTTATTCTGAGATGATGATAATGAAATACGTCATGCTTAAATTAACAGtattttaattttttctttAAATTGATATCTAATCTAGAATGGTTAGTAGATAGGCATGCTAACATGACGGGTTTGTATTATTTGGTAGGAAAAACCGTAACATCCTTCTTGTGATCTTATAACTGAGAAACAAGAATTACTGTCACTGTCTACCATTACCACTAAAccactctccttttctccctctatctttctctctcccttcccacacccatctctttctctccctccacccagcacACCACGGTTCTGCCCTTTATCATCATCCAGATGAGGACCACACACCACCAGTATCCCAGCAGGCCTAGCGGCTTGGCAGCCGTGTGCACCTTCGCAGTAGGATACGTTCTATGGTGGGTACTGCATCCTGTGCCATAGCAGAGTCTTGTCACATATCTACTTTATGTATTTTAAGCATCCAAACTACCCCCAACGAGTCCTAGACTTGTTATTacctcagatggctgagcggttagggaatcgggctactaatcagaaggttgccggtttgattcctggccgtgaaaaaatgacgttgtgtccttgggcaaggcacttcaccttacttgcctcgggggaatgtccctgtacttactgtaagtcgctctggataagagcgtctgctaaatgactaaatgtaagtgtacCTCCTTTAATGTTGTAATAAGTAGGGGAAAGTGATTTAAGGAACATGTCCAGCTGTTCTTCTGATGTGAAGTGTCAGACCTAACCTGCAGTTAGAGAGAAGTTCCTCCCACCTGGCCATATTTGTGGAGATCTATTTGTTGGGATGAAATAATAAGACAAGCATATaattgtgtgtttttataccaGTGAGGCCAAAAAACGGAGGTATCAGCATTagttgagacacacacacttctctcagtCCTAATCCGCAAGGGGAAATTAAGAGGATTGAGAGCGGAGTCTCGCAGGGTCAGGGAAGCTGTATCTGACAGACAGTTagaggcggggggagagggaaaatgCAGGGGGGTTGTTAAATCCATAGGCTGACTTAGAACAGGGATTACCTAGCTGGGAAAAAGCGAGGGAACGGAggatagaagagagagggggagataggagGAGTAAAAAGGGAGCaatagatggagggaaagaggactGTCAGCCGGAAAGTTGTCTTCGGCAACAGAAGTCACAGAACGGTACTCAAACTGTCATAAACATGCGCTGGCGCAGACAAGTGCTCGCGTGCGCGCCTACAAGCAAACAAGACACccctagatacacacacacacacatacacaaatggtGACAGCAATCAAGGCGTTGGACACAAATCAACTATGTAACCATTCTGTCACAGCTGATGAAGCCATTCAGCTCCATATAAATGCAGTTTGATTAGCCTCGAAGCGATATTTTCATGAAATGCATCATAACTGACTTACAGAACAGCCTGGCAACCTTGTATGCACACCACTGCAACGTCAGATGGAACACAAGCATAGAAACACTTATCCAATGTTGTCCACAAACCACTTGAGCGTTTTAATGAACAACCCTAATTGGTTTTAATTAGGTCCATTGATGAATGTGTGCTACATGGTCGGGTCAAGTGAATGGCTTAACTGGCTGACCGACCAACTAGCCGACCGACTGAATGACAGGTCTTTAGCTGTAGTGTCATCACCATAAGAACCTGAAGGCTGTAGAAGAGCCCTCTGCGACTGCTTCAAGTGTTTACAGAAATCTAGAAGAGGTTGTGATTGTCGCAAATCTGATGCAAATCTCCCAGCCAGTGCCCAGGCCTGGTTTCTGGTAAACCCTTGACATTGTATGCATCATGTCACCTCTGAGATGACCTTGTCATCGCCGGTGTTGTCCATTCCTGCGGTGCTGCTCTCCTCTGGGTTTAAACCTCCATCAGCCAACCCAGTCCATGGAAGCCTCAGTATATACTGTACCTCACAACCCACTGTagggaaaagaaagaaggaaaattTGAAAGATTTTAACGggactatatacagtatatgttttTTATTCCATTAACATTACATTCATATATTaataacatacagtatattagctgtgtttacatgtacacacgtatgtatgcatgtgtatatatatatatgtaaatactgtatgtatatatgtatatgtaaaaTTATACCTCCTCCATTCTGGTTATGTGAAATATTGGTTGGGAGTGTTGGTTAGAAGGTTTGAAACCAGACTGGAGGAGGTATAATTTTACATAAATATATCTCCTCCAGTCTGGTTTCCATCCACCATCCCACTTGAGTAGACAGACTGGGCTCCCTTTCAGACAGCcatatacacagacagacacacacagacagacagacacacagacagactgtggAGGCGTACTATACACTGACCCTCCTCTCACCTGCCAGAATAGTGAACActgcagacagccagacagtagGCGTAGTATTGAATCTCCTCCACAGTCGtcgtcccctcccccctcacacccacacctgcCAAATcaatctttcttctctctcacgGACAATTACGAGATGAATGACTGCTTACTGGCTCCTGTCCCGTGCAGGATGTGCTGGGTGCACCATGTGACGGGGGTGTGGGTGTACCCCCTGCTGGAGTACATTGGCCCCCTGGCCAGGGTGCTGTTCTTCTCCTGCCTCAcgctcctcctctgcctttACTACATCCTGGGGGACATCCTCAACACCTACATCTGGGACCCCTccagcagaggtgtgtgtggtgtgtgtggtcacagAAAAACTGGTAGAATGGCAGGGATTGGAACATTTGAGCTTTGCAAACCAGGCTACCACTGTTTTAACTATACAGTGTAcccggaaagtattcacagccttaTTTCAAAATGGATTCAACTCATTTTCCCCCTcaaattctacacacaataccccataatgaCTAGGTGAAAAAGGTTTGTTTCATATTTTTTATGGATTAGCAAAAATTAAGAATGAAAATATAacatgtacataagtattcacatCTGCTCAATACTTTGTTGAAGCACCTTTGCAGTGCCGATCCTTGCTATAggtgacataggcagccgcctagggtgGCATGAAGAGGGTCGAGGCAATTTCCCAAATGCATCCATTTAAATTAACCCTCCCGCTGTCCCTGAGTTTCAAAcacactaccagcagagggcgccaaccgcgGCACGTCCGTGTTGTGGTGGGGGGACctgctagcctggtcctaaccagactctcgtacattgcatttgtacagagagtctggcctcgctccattgacaagcgttgacttccttgtaggcgggtactctgttgaagtttaaaactattggatctgcccagagccactctgatctgccataaccaatcgctagcgttcgccttagccaattccttcaccactactgtaacagagctagctgccgtagctggaaaatcaaactgttcccgaaccccgtggggaggagggccacaacatcatggccaccaacaaactcagcaaaacgtgttcttgctccggctttagctgttgaatattcggcagcgttgccacaacggaccgaatggctttgctcgcatctttttccgccgccattactgaactacaacacaaactagcgcacgacatcaacgtcatcgttctcaccCACTCCccctgttcgctgattcgccggtagaaaatcaacctgaaaaatcggacttacgtacctcatggccagacctatgtacagaagcaaaaataaaattgagcggaagtacgtaggagggcagagccaggctagggacCTGCACCTTTGGCAGCAATTACAGCCATAAGTCTTTTGAGTATCATGCTACAAGCTTGGCACACCTATTTTTGGGCAGTTTCTCCCATTCTGCTTTGCAGGACCTCTCaagctccatcaggttggatggggaACGTCGGTGCACTGCCATTTTCAGATCTCTCCAGAGATGTTCAATTGGGTTCAAGtctgggctctggctgggccacTCAAGGACATTCACAGAGTTGTCCCAAAGCCACTCTTTGTTATCCTGGCTGTGTGCTAAGGGTCGttgtcctgttggaagatgAACCTTTGCCCCAGTCTGAGGTCTAGAGCGCTCTAgagcaggttttcatcaagAATGTCATTGCTGCATTCATCTTTCCCTTGATCCTGACTAGTCTACCAGTTCCTGCTATTGAAAAACATCCCCACAGCATGATGCCAGGTGATGAGCGGTGCTTGGTATTAAGGCCAAATAGTTCAATCTTTGTTTCATCAGACCAAAAAATGTTGGTTTTCATGGTCTGAGAGtccttcaggtgccttttggCAAACTCCAGGCGGACTGTCATGTGCTTTATACTGAGGAGTGGCTTCCGTCTGGCCACTCAACCATACAGGCTTGATTGGTGGAGTTCTGCAGAGatggttgtccttctggaaggttctcctctcttcacaaaGCAACGCTGGAGCTCTGTCAGTAACCATCGGGTTCTTGGTCACCTTGCTGACCAAGGCCCTTCTTGACCAAGGATTGTATTGCTGCCTCAATACAATCCTTTCTCGGAGGTCTATAGACAATTCCTTGGACTTCATAGCTTGGTTTCtgctctgacatgcactgtcaactgtgggtccttatatatatgtgtgtgtgcatttccaAATCATGTCAAATCAACTGAATTTACCATGGGTGGACTCCAATCAAGTTGTAGAAACATCTCAACGATGATCAGTGGAAAAAGGATGCACCTAAGCTCAATTTTGTGTCATGGCAAAGGttgtgaatacttatgtacaaCAAAAtcattatggggtattgtgtgtagaactTTTAGGGAAAAAATGAATTTAATCAATTTTTGAATATGGTTGTAACATAAAAACGTGGAAAAAGggaagcgctgtgaatacttttcAGATGCACTgtaaatatacagtactgtatgcgtAAAAATAACATTTGTCCATATGTATAGATATGTGTTTGAAACTACGTAAAGTATGAATCTAATCCTGTAGCTGTGATGTTAGAGCTGTCTTTACAGCGTGTTCTGTGTTCCTCTTTGTGTTCTCAAGGTTTTCTGGACTCAGCCAAAGCAAAAGCAGATTGAGGGCGGCCCGTTAGGCAGTGGAACCCATCGCagatgcccccctccctccccccctgtcatCTCTCCCACCCCCGTACAAACACTGTCGTCGAGGAAAACCGGACGGAACATTTTTTGGTGTCCTCTGTTTTCCCCGCTCTCTGCTGGTCCCTCCCAGCAGTGGCGGTCTGGTCTTCatcacagaggaggaagaggaggtcacTGCGAGAAAGTGTTGCATCATGACATCATCGTTTTCGTCCGGCATTAGTTTATAATCGCCTTGTCTTTCAGCACTGAGGCTACGATATTGGGTATCTGTATTTAACCTCATTAACCTTCTGCCAGGGGTACGATGCCTATCTGAACATGCTCAGAGATATTGAGGAGTTAACCAGGATTACACCTCTTTTTGAGTTCGAGCTTAGCCTGGCTGCTGTTCTCCCTATGTGCTTTAGGCCACTCATATACCATTGGTTAGCTAGAGTACAGTAGATTAAAGAATAAAACATAGTAGAGTAGAAATTGGTGGAATAGAATAAAGTAGAGTAAAATAGAAATAAAGCACACAGCAACAGATG belongs to Osmerus eperlanus chromosome 8, fOsmEpe2.1, whole genome shotgun sequence and includes:
- the aig1 gene encoding androgen-induced gene 1 protein isoform X2, with translation MMSVLAFPVGVFVVTMFWALYLYDRDLVYPRLLDSFIPQWLNHGMHTTVLPFIIIQMRTTHHQYPSRPSGLAAVCTFAVGYVLWMCWVHHVTGVWVYPLLEYIGPLARVLFFSCLTLLLCLYYILGDILNTYIWDPSSRGFLDSAKAKAD